atttttgtgtccctcctctggacccgctccaacaggtccatgtctgtcctgtgctgagaTGCGTCTGATGATATATGACATCATCACCCTGTTTTTAATACACATCCAACAACCGTTACCAAAGCAATGTTAGCCGTATTTTAAAATCTGACCACACCCCAACAACTCATGGCCAGTTTCCACCCCAAAAGGAACGGGGGGCTTGCGGCTCCGCCGCGACTCCTCTGCCTGCCCCGCGCCCACGCACTGCCCCGCACGGAGCATCCCGGCCGCGCCGCATCCCACGCGCGTCCCCTCCGCCCGCTGGCACTCACCAGGAGCGGGACTTCCTCACCCGGGAGGCCGCCGGCCGCTCCAGGAGGCTGTCCAGGTGCATCAGCCTCTCCAGGTGGAGAGCCCGGGGGTCCTGCTCTGCCGGGTCCCTGCTCCGCTCAAACTCAAAGATGGCCGGAGGGGAGAGGTCCAGCTCCAAGAACATGATGTtctcagcctgcagcaggacagggcaaCGGGAAAACCAACACGAAGAGTCACCACGTGGCAAAACACAGCACCAGCTCTAGCAAGTCCACGCTGCCGAGAGAAGCTGACCAGCATGCCGCGGAGTGGGACCCTCCTCTGGCTGCCACAGCCGCAGGGCAAGCTCCAAACTGGGGTGCAGGCTCACAGCTCTGCTCAGGCTCTTCTGGTCTTTCCTGGGGCTGAGTCCAGCAGGCAAGACTGAATGGCCCCATCCGTTCAAACGGCAGGAGCTGCCATAGCCAGTGAGCCAGCAGCTCAAGGACCGGCTGAGAGCACGGCCACCGATCCTGCCAAGTGGGAGGATAAAGCTGGGAGCTTGAACTGACGTATCCCAAATCATCATGAGCTTGTTTACTCCGTGTCCTCTCTCACTgttcatccatccatccctccatctgtCCACTCACCCATCCATCCACCTACTCATCCATCCATCCCACCATCCacccatccttccttccttccttccttccatccaaCCATCCATCCCATTTATCATCCCATTTATCCAACAACCTCTTGTCCCCCTGGCACGCACCAGTTCCCTCTCACTTACCCGGTACCGAGGATGGGATCCCATGGCCATGGCCACGCGGGCGTATTGGCTGATGGGTCTCTTGTACCCCACTGCAGAGGTAGGCCGCTTCTTCATTTGGTTGCTGtttctaaaaaattaattaagagaGGAACATGTGTTAGAGAACATAAATACCTACTGAAACCGCGTCCAAACAGTGACGAACGGAGTTTGTCTACAGCAAGGGAAGGGTGGCCCTTCCTGGTGGGGCTTGGCTTGGAGAGGATTTCCACCTGTAGGCACCTACAAGCATCCCGGGGTCCCTGCCGTCCCCCCATCCCCGGGGACATCCCTGCCCTGCAGGCAGAGGCTTCGTGCCCGCAGGTCAGCAGTGCCGAGGCAGAGCGTGGGTCGGGGCCGGGGACGTACCCTCCGGTGGGCACCAGCGGCTGGAACTTCCACTGGTCCTCCTCACCGTCGAAGTACAGGCGGTTCATGATCTTGTTCTTCTCTTCTGGTGGGATGAAGTTCTCGATGATCAAGTACCTGAGCGAGTGACCGGCCAAGAGAGAGACGGAGCAGGAGCAAGggggtgggaaggagcaggagaggaaggagttAATGTGACAAGTGACAGAAAACAGgtcagaaagggagagaaaagggatgTCAGGAAGAGAGTGTGACAGCACAGGGAAATGGGAAAACAGCCAGAAGATGGAAACATGATGGAAATGGAGAGGTTGAAGCAGCAGGTCCAGCCGACAGAGAGGcgagagaggcagaagagggagggCAGAGGAAGACGGTCATGAGAGAGGAGCTAAGACACTCGGGCAGCTCTGCAAGCCTTCCTCCACGCAGGAACCCCCGGACCCGTCTGCTCCCCCAGCTGCCCGACCAGAAACTAAAGGAAAGTTCAATGATGCAAATGGACCCCaaaaggaatctttttttccaCGTTTTTTGGGGCAAATCGAGCAGCTGCAGAAAATTGTTTCGAGCTGATGAGTTGCTTTCATTGAGTTGCtggcttttaaaaagtttgaatCGCGTTCCAAGGTAGCAAAATTTGagatgaaattttgtttctagtaaAAGTACAAATATTTCACCTTGAAAatgctaaaatatatttatatgtctGGGTGGGATTTTCTTAAGACATTGAATAAAATAATTGCTTGAAGTGAAAACAAACCCACTAAAGATGGTGGACTAGAAGCTGCATCTCCTGCTGGGAGGTTCCTGGAGGGAAAGCACTGCCCGGCTTTGCCGGGTGCCCCCACGGGGCTGGGGCTCACACCGAGTCCCCCCAAAGCTGCCCTCCCTCCGCTGCCCGTGCTGGGGCCGCAGCAGGTCTGCAGGTGCCCTCGGGGGACGCTTCCCTCCAGCTACCACGGCCACGTCCCGTAAACGAGCCATAGGGCGCACTGCTGCCGCGCTGTCGCTTCTGCTTGtgtattttctggtttttcaCGTTTCTCAGAAACTTTTTAATACTCTCGCGTGCAACCCACCCAGCTCAACAGGTTTGAATGCTTTACACCTTCTCCCACCGCTGACGGGGTAGGAAGCACTCAGTTGGGCCCATCAGCCGGCATATTGCTCCCTCCAGCTGCGCACCCCAGCTCCGCTCCGAGCACCCCAATTCTGCCCTGCACACCCCGCACGGCTGCGCCCGAGCCCAGGGGCCGCAGGACCACCTACTTGAGCTTCAGCTCCCGCGTCTGCTCGTTCTGCGCCTCCTCCAGGTCCTGGCGCACGCGGATGTACTCGTCGTGCTGGTCCTGGATCTCCGCCTTCACGGCCTGCAGCTTGGCGTacagctgggggagaggagcagaCCCTCAGCCCCGTGGCTCGGGGGCCGGAGGGACGGTCGTCCCCGCCTGCCACGCTCTCACCTTCTTCAGCTTCTTGGTTTTGATCTccacctcctgctgcagggaggtgTAAGTCTCCCGCAGCTCCATGGTCTCCTCGTCCCGCAGCAACATCTCCTGCTGCATCTCCCGCTCCCGGCGTTTCTGCAGCACAGGGGGAAACGCTCAGAGCCGGGAGGGGGAACCGGACCCCCGGCACCCGCCTAAGCCGGGTCAGGCCCCCACGCCGTTACCTGCTCGGCTATCTCCTGCCGCTTCAGCTCCAGCATCTTCTGCTGCTCGTTGGTGTGGTCCACGATGGTCCTGCCGCCGATGAGCAGCTTGCTCTCCATCGCCTGGGGGGGAcagagcggggtgggggggtcagaGCGTGGATCTCCCAACCACCCCCCCACCGTGGGGTTTGCCCCAAGCCGTCCTCGCCGGGTGGTCACCCCCGTCTCTAGTCCCTGTCCTGGGCACCCTGTCCTCAACCCCGCTTTCGGGGAGGTGGGAGCTTTTGGTGCAGCACATGCTTTGGTCCCTGGCtgatggggagggggctgcgcaTGGACACCGACGAGCTTGGGGCCGGTTCGGCACCGCCGGCCACGGCGACGGGGGCCGCGGCAGGGGGGTGCGAGCGACGTGGCCCCTCCGTGGGGACCTGACGCGGGGCCGCTGGCGCTGAGCCCGGGCTGTTTCGGGTCTCGCTGCCTTCCGCACAGCCGTGAGCCAGCGGGACGCCGCGGATGTGCAGCAGCTGCCGGCAGCGGGGACCCGGCCCCAGCCGAGCTGTGgcgagctggggcagggggggctctGCCCTGAGCCCCCTGGGACCTGCTGGGGGGAGATGCTGCAGGGAAACCACCCACAGCAGCGCTTCCCCACCCCAGCATCCCACCCTGTCCCTTCCCACCCCGTCACCCACAGCCCACCCCACCCGTGTTTCCCTTTGTCTCCCTGGGGGAACGGGGCTCCCCTCTCCCGTGGCagtgctcacacacacacacacacacgtatgggTGTACGTGCACACACCCAGGTACGCACATGCCGGTGCGCAGTCACCCCCCCTGCACGCACACCACTACACGCACGCCCAAGCATGCAGACGGTTGTGCTCACACACAAGCACACTCTCCTTTACCCCATGCACTCACGTGTTAATGTACAGCCCCCCATGCACGCACACCCGTGCACGCTcgtgcacgcacacacatttgcacacacacacgcagccttccctccagccccagcgcaGCGCTCTCAGCCCAGCCTTCCCTGGCTCGCACCACGCGTGGGACACGTGTGTGTCCTCCTGCGGTGTGCGTGCACACGTGTGTCTGATGGGTGTGCACCAACATGCAgcctgtgcacacacacacacgtgcaggACGTGTGTGCACAAGCACAGGGGTGCGTGCACGATGCGCCAGGTGTGTGCACGTATTGAATACGTGCGCACACGCGTGCCGGTGCGTGTACAAGCACTGGGTGTCTGCGCACACCCGTGCCAGAGGTGAGCACGCCATGCACCGTGTGTGCGCACACCCGTGCAAGACGCGTGTGCACCCACGTGCAGGGTGTGTGCATGCCTGTAGCCATGTCACTGTGTCCGGGTGTCAGTGGGACAGCGTGGCCGTCGCTTGTCATTCATCGGTGCTGCCGGCACGTGCCCCTGGGCAGGGGTCTCCCCGGGGGGGccgtgtgcccccccccgccgtaCCCCATCACAGCCCCGGGCACCCCAGCTGGAGGCGGGGGCTCGGGCAAACCGGTGACCGCCGTTCACACCGACAGCTATCTGGGGCAATACTCTATTTCTCCTATTTTCCcccaattttttccccttcccggCCCCACGCGGGACGGCTGCGGGGGTGCGCAGCGTGGGGTTTTAGAGGCGCACAaggagcccccccagcacccgtgGGACAACCCCTGCGTCCGTACCACCAGCTCCCACCTTCCCGCACCCCCGCGAGACCCTCGCAGCCGTTCAGTGCTAAGGGGCACATCCCCTCCCGGGTGCCCCATccagccccccccaaacctgctgcACCCCCCCAGGCCCCGACACCGAGgattcctccttcctcccagccccgctgccttcGGTTAGGTGCTGCTGGCCGGGCATTTTGCCGGGAAGCCACCGGGTTGCCGCAGTGGGGGGGCTGAGACCCCCGAGGGCAGCCCCCCCACCCGGCCCCATGCCATGCCCTGCTAGGGCTCCCCAGagcagccgggctgggggggctggggctcCATGGACCCCTCACCCctcacacctcctcctcctccagaccCAGTTCTTGGCTGGTCCCAGTTGCACCCTGTGCTGGCGAGTGTCCCTTGTGCCCTGCCGGGGTGCGTCCTGCCCCAGCAGGACTGGGGGGCACCAGGAGGGCACAAGGGAGGGGACCGGGGCGACCAGGCGGGTGCTGGGACGATGCTTGGTCAGGGCACGGTGCCGCCGTCCTTCCCCGCGGGGTTCACCGCCGGCTACTGCCTTCGCCGAGGGATTAAGGGGTTTCTTAGCGCGGCTGTTTTCCCCCTGACAAAAGCATTTATTCCCTCTAAGGAAGACGACTCCCAATCTTCTTTAGCGCGTGGGACAGATTGTACGCTAAGCCTCTCACGGGAACTCATTTCCGGCACCCAAATAACTTCCCCGGCACTTTCCCGCCTGCCGACCCCGGCTTCGGCACCCGGCAGAGCCGTCGGGCGAGGGGCCCGGAACGGCTGCACCCGGCGCCCTGGCCAAGCCgaggcagaggctctgccgcagcctccCGCCGCGGCACGGGCCGGGCACATCTGGGTGCTGAGGTGCACATCTGGATGCCGAGGTGCACATCTGGGTGCCAAGGTGCACATCTGCCTGGGCAGGCTGGCCCCCGCCTCTCCGAGATCGATGCTGCCCACGCGTCCCAGCCGGATGGGGGGGCACGGCAGAGGCAGAGCCCACGTCCACGAGCGCGACGGCAAGACGGGGGTCCAGCGTGGGTCGCCCGCGCGCGTGTGGGgcaccccgtgtccccccagTTACTACGGCTGCCTTTGCCGCGGACGCTACCGGGCCGTTCGACGCTGTGAGCGGGACACAGGGCTCCTTGCCTGGCCCCGCTGCGTGGCAGAGCTGCCCGTGGGCACCGGGAAGCCACCCAGCGTCCCCCGCCATGTCCCCCCAGGCAGGTCCCTGGCACTGCCCAGCGGGGTGGGTGGGTGTCGCGGCAGGCTCTGCCCCTCCATCGCTGGCACAGGGGGGATTTTTGCCCCCCGGGGCGATACCTCACTGGTGCGGCTGTACCGTACCCCCGTGCCCGGAGAGTCATGGCACGGAGAGCGGCTCCGAAGGCCACCAAAGGGGATGCGGCGTCATCTCGCCTCCAGCCCTGCCTCGTTACTCAGCAGTTACAGGACACGCCGTGGCCCCGAGCCAGCCCCGCTGCGCCGTGCCGGACGAGGAGACCGCGCGGGACGGCTGCCAGCGACAACCTGCCCTCCACCGCAGCGGCGGTGGGGGGGAACCGGCTGCGGGGAGCCCACCTCCGTGCCGAGCATCCTGCTCCGCCAGGACACCCGTCATGGGACACCAGTCGTGCCAGCCGGCGACCGATGCGTGCGTCCCACGGCGGCACGTCCCAGCGTGAGCCCACGGGTCTCTGCGTTGGCATCCAGGCATTGCCACGCATCCCCGGGCACGGCCACGCATCCCTGGGGCTGCAACAAACACGGCTCTGGCCACGGAGGAGGGTACGAGAGCATCCCCCTGCTCAGCCCCCGAAATCCCAGGCAGGGACCGACACCCCAGGCATGTCCCCGCCTGGGGGGCTCCGTGCTAGGTCTCCAGCCCGGCCACCGCATCCGGGCCACCGCGGTGACGGAGGGGCTGTGCCGGAGTGTGACGCGGCGGGTCAGGGTGCCGGAgctccttccccaccaccccgACGGCCATCCCAGCCCCACGCTCACACCGGCCCTGCAGCAGGGGGTcaggaccccccagccccaccagggacgggagcagggctggggctgggggggggggggcagtgttgCAGCCCCACACCCCCGGCACactgcccagggctgggctggggctgccacgGCCCCTCTCGCGCTCGGCCCCGCATCCCCGAGCTGGTGGCTCGGAGGGTGCCGGTAACATGCCCCCCCATCCACCCGGCTCCGGCTCGGGGGTGCCAGGAAGGATttgaggtggggaggggggacgggggtCCCCGCAGAGCTGCCAGACCCTGCCTGCGGGCTCACAGTCCTGCCCGTCCCCGGCAGAgcccggcgggcagggcaggagccgtggggctggccgggagcggggggcaggcgggggggaggcgggggggcagGCGGTGCCgcgtccccagccccagccctgggcgcGTTCCCGGGGCCACCGGGGACGAATCCGCAGCATCGCTCCCCCGCCCTGCCGCAAGCTGCTTTGTTGTGCCGAGGCGGACGAGAGCTGAGCACAGCAAACTCGTGCCACCAGTGATCCACTCCCCCGTGGCCCTTCCCACCCCGCACCCCCGGGAGCTTCCACACCGGGTCGCCACGCAGGTCCACGTCTGAGGGCAACCCCAGCCCGCCACTACACCGGAGGCACGGGGCCGCCCTTGGGCACCCTGCTCGGGAGCCCACCTTGCTCAGGAGCCCACCCTGCTCGGGAGCCATTCCAGCCCCCCAGGAGGGGCCGGAGGCAAAGCAGGTCTTCCCCCAGCGTCGCTCGCGACGGCGGGTGGCGAGACGTACCTTGTACTTGGTGGCCAGCAGCTCCGTGGCCTCCTGCTCCTTCCGCAGATCCTCGATcatcttctccttctcctgcagcagcttctgcttctcctcGCTCACCAGGCTGTGGTCGTCCTGGATAGcggccttctcctcctccagcctctccttCTGCTCCTTCAAGTAATTCTCCATGTTCTTCTCCAGGCCGTCCTCGTTGTCGTCCTCCCCTTCGTTCTCCGTGGCGCTCTCTCCGTCCACCGCCTTCTTCCTCCGgctgctccttctcctcttcttccccagcaTGCCGCGCTTCTCCAGCTGGGCTTTCAGCCGGACGATCTCCTCCTGAAACTCCCGCAGCAAGGTGTCCTTGGGGTCCTCGTTCACCCGGGGCTTGTTCTTGATGTTCTTGGCCCTGTTGGCGAACCTGAGGGTGGAGAGGCTCTCGTCGTAGCTGTGGGAGGCCGGGCCCAAGGTGGCCACCATGATTGTCTTGGCGTTGCCCCCGAGGGAGTCCTGCAGCAGGCGGGTCAGCTTGGAGTCCCGGTAGGGGATGTGGGTGCTCTTGCCGTCCACGAGGGCGGAGATGACGTTGCCCAGGGCGGAGAGGGAGAGGTTGATCTTGGAGGCTTCCTTGGGGCGCTCTCCGTGGGCCCCCATTTTGCTCTGGCGCTCGCTGCCGGCCAGGTCCACCAGGTTGAGCTTGCCCACGCGGATGTGCTCCTCGCCGTCCGGCCCCGTCTCGCTGCACTCGATGGTGATGAGGAAGATGGCGTGGGAGCGGGAGCTGTGCTCGTTCATGTTGGTGCTGCCCACGGAGCGCGTCTGGCTCCCCAGGTTCATCACGTGCTCGATCTCCTTGACGTTCTTGGTCACGAAGGAGGAGAGGTCCTTGATGTACACCCCCGTCTCGGGGTTCTCCTTCAGCTCCAGCTTCTTGCTCTGGTCCTTGGCGAGGAGGTCCCTGATCTCCTCCTGGTAGATCTCCAGGTACGAGGCCCTCACCAGGTACTGCTGGTTCTGCGAGCGGGAGATGTGGGTGAAGATGTGCTCGAAGGAGATGGGGATGATGCCCCGCTTCTCCGGCTCCGCCCAGGCCCCCTGCATGGTGTAGGTCTTGCCGGTGCCGGTCTGGCCGTAGGCGAAGATGGTGCCGTTGAAGCCCCGCAGCACGGAGTCGATCAGCGGCCGAACCGTCTCGTCGTAGAGGTCCGCCTGCTTGGAGCTGGCGTCGTAGACGGCGTCGAAGGTGAAGGTCTTGGGCAGCTCcccgggggcggcgcgggggtTTCGGATGCTCACCTGCCCCAGCTTCACGTCCAGCTCCAGGACGCGCTCGtagcccgccgcctcctccttccTGCTCATCGGGCGGCACCGGGCCACCACCTTCAGCGCCTCGCAGCCGCTGCGGGACTTAccggccatggcggcggcgggcggggccgggcggcggcggagagcggcggcggcggcgggggggggggcagccgggagcgggagctggggcggcggcggcggcggcgggggggggggggggggtgtcgctcagccgcgccgcccccgcagcatcccccgggccgccgggagcggggccgggcgggggccgcgggcaGAAGCAGACCGGAGGGtttggggggccggggggcggcggcggcgggggggcggccccgccgggcgtTCGCTCATGGCAGCCGCGGCCGCTGCGCCCCGCCCGTGTGCGGGGacgggcagggcggggcggggcggggcggggcggctgccggcggggggggggggggggcgggcggcggcgcggctgaTTGGCTGCCGGCCccgcacacacgcacacgcgcAGGCACAGGcagcggcgcgggcggcgggcgcgctgccggccccggcccccccctccgcgcccgcgTCCccccgtcgtcgtcgtcgtcgtgtcccccccccccccggccgggcacgccgggagctgtagtcctgtcTTTGTGCGGCGccggaggggcggggggagcgggatGCGGGGCTGGGATGCGGGGTGCGGGATGAAGGATGCAGGGGGTGGGATGCAGGGTGCGGGGTGCGGGGCTGGGATGCGGGATGCAGGGGGTGGGATGCGGGATGGAGGGTGCAGGATGCAGGGGGTGGGATGGAGGATTGGGATGCAGGGGGCAGGGCTGGGACGCaggatgcagggctgggatgtGGGATGAAGGATGCAGGGGGTGGGGTGCGGGATTGGGATGCAGGATGCAGGGTGCAGGACTGGGATGCAAGATTGGGATGTGGGATGCAGGATGCGGGATGTGGGATGCAGGGCTGCCATGTGGGATGCAGGGTGCAGGGTGCAGGGTGTGGGATGCAGGAttgggatgcagggctgggatgcaggatgcagggctgggatgcaggaTGCAGGGTGCAGGACTGGGATACAGGAttgggatgcagggctgggatgaAGGATGCAGGATGCAAGATTGGGACACAGAATGCAGGATTGGGATGCAGGATTGGGATGTTGGATGCAGGGTGCAGGACTGGGATGCAGGATGCAGGATACAGAAGGCAGGATACAGAAGGCAGGATACAGAAGGCAGAATTGGGATGCAGGGTGCAGGATGTGGGATGCAGAATTGGGATGCAGAATTGGGATGTTGAATGCAGGGAGCAGGACTGGGATGCAGGATGCAGGATACAGAAGGCAGAATTGGGATGCAGGTCTGGGATGCAGGGTGCAGGATGTGGGATGCAGGACTGGGATGCAGGATACAGAAGGCAGAATTGGGATGTGGGATGCAGGATGCAGGATTGGAATACAGAATGCAGGGTGCAGGATGTGAGATGATACAGGATGCCTGACGGAGGGTACAGGAAGTGGGATATGGGTTCAGGATTGGGATGTGGGTTGTAGGATGCAGGACGCAGGATTTGTCAGTGGGATGCAGAGCAATTGTGTGGGATGCAGGGTACACGATGTTGGATGCAGGATGCAGGACTGGGATGTGCAATGGAGCGTACAGGATGTGGGATATGGGTTCAGGATTGGGATGCGGGATGCAGGGTGTGTGAGGAAGGATGCAGGATTGGGATGCAGGGCGCAGGGTACATGATATGGGATAAGGGATGCAGGATTGGGACACAGGGTGCAGGATGGATGATAGGAGAGGCATGAGAGGGCACAGGGAggtgcccagccccagcagtCCAGCAGGGACAAAGCTCTTTCCTCAGGCCCGGCAGCCGGAACAGGGATATCTCCCCCCCACCCATCTCCTGCGGGGCCAGGGCAGTGTCACCCTCGTCACCCTCGCCAGCCGCCTCTGCGGTGTTTCGGGGTCGCTGGGCTCCCCCAGGTTGTGCGTGCCCCTCACCGCAGCAAACCCCGGcctcccggtgccggtgcccggtgccggtgcccagTCCCGTcccgctgccagccccggcaCGGCTGGCACGTCCCTGCATGGGCTCGCTTGCGGCCCAGAGGGAATAATCCCTGGCACCTTACGGGAGAGGCAGCCCGGGGCTTCGGTGGGAGATTAAACATTCTTGTGGTTAATCGAGTCTCGGCAGCCGCCCGTTCCCCGGAACCAGAGATTATcccataattaattaattagggTATTTGCTGCCATACGCAGGACTGCCTGGTGCAATCCAAGTCCTCTGTCTCCAGAAGCTTTCGCGGGGGGGGACGGTCCCCTCGCCAAAGGCACAGCCCCAGTGATGGAGGGGGATGGAGGCTACAATGGAGGGCATGATGGAGGGGGGGTGGAAGGGGGATGCAGCAGGGGCTGAGGGGAGATGGAAGCAGGATGGGGGGGACAATGGAGGGGGCATGGGGGGGGTGAAAATGATGGGGAGGGTGGAGTGGGATGGAGGGGGCATACGGGGGGGTGAAAATGATGGGGAGGGTGGAGTGGGATGgaggggggatggagggggatgGAAGCTTCAGTGGAGGGTATGATGGAGGAGGGGGTGGAAGGGGGGATGCAGCAGCgttggagggagggatggagggggggtgGAAGGGGGATGGGAGGGACAATGCAGGGGGGGATGGAGGCCGTGGTGGAGGCGGGATGGAGATGatggggagggtggaggggaaTGGAGGGAGCAATAgagggggatggaggagggatggaggggggtggaggagggatggaggggcaATGGAGGGGATGGGGGGACTATGGAGAGGGGATGGAGGAGGCgatggggagatggagggggtAGAGAATGGAAGGAGGGGATGATGGGGGCGGTGGGGGCTACGGAGGGGGTCACTGCTGGAGCCTGGGCTGCCCCAATCCCAGTGCTGGAGGACGAGGACAGGGCACCGCAGGACTGGGGTTTACCCCACACCAGGCTGCAGAGTGGGGCCGGGCAGCACCGTACCCCACGTGTGTGTCCGGGGGGGTCCCAGCAGGCAGTGATGCCACTTCTCCCCACGGGCACTCGGGGCAGCGGTGCCCCTGGCTCCCACGGAGCCGGCACAGGCCCGATCGTTccgtccctgctgcagcccccatgTCCCAGGTCCCTCCCAAATCCCCGTGCCACCGGGCAGGGACACTggtgctgcccagctctgcctgtggcaCTGGCCCGGCGTTCCCAGGGCGGATGGGTTCAAGGGCACCGTAGCCCTGctccccccggcagcccccagccccagtgccccTGCCCCAAATCGCCCACAGGATCGGGCTGCGGTGACGGGTAGGGGTGACACgtaggaagggggggggggggtatttagACAGGGCATGAGATAAGGGCAAAGTGACAGAGGGACAGGGTGACACGTCAGGAGGGGTGACCTGTAGGGACACAGTGACACAGGGATGTGGTGACGTGCAGGGGCAGAATGACACGGAGGGACACGGTGCCACGCAGGGCAGGGTGCCATGTAGGGACGGTCCCTCGCCCGCAGGTGTCAGCACTGGACCCCAGCATGCTGCTGGTGGCCGGTGGCCTCTGGCCTGGCCTCAGGGCTGACCTTCAGGGCAGCCCAGGGCTGTccgtggggcttggggggggggacagcggaCCCTCATTGTGCCCCTCCTGGGCCGGCCTCGGGGTGCGCGGGCAGGGGCACTATGGGGCACGGGGCCAcccaccccacagcagcccccAAAGCAGCCGGGGCAGAGCTATgacccccccgctgccccccagcctTTGCTCCATGGGGGGATATAGTGCCACACCATGGGCCCCCCATCACCGCCTTTATCCCATCCATGTGCGAGGAGGGGCTAGGGGTTGGGGTACCCTCAGGCAGCCCTGGCCGGTGGCGTGGCCGGTGGCATCCCAGTGTGGCCGGCAGCACAGGACAGGGTGCGTGGGTGGCCGAGCACCCATGGGGGTGGATTGCCGGTCCCTGAGTCACAGGGTGGGGTGCAGGGTGACTCACGGCACTGCTGGCCCCCCCAGTGGGTCCCTGTGTAGGGTCAGGGGGGCACTGCCCCGCTCCCACCCAGACCCCAGGGTTTGAGGGTCTCTATG
This sequence is a window from Harpia harpyja isolate bHarHar1 chromosome 15, bHarHar1 primary haplotype, whole genome shotgun sequence. Protein-coding genes within it:
- the KIF3C gene encoding kinesin-like protein KIF3C, with translation MAGKSRSGCEALKVVARCRPMSRKEEAAGYERVLELDVKLGQVSIRNPRAAPGELPKTFTFDAVYDASSKQADLYDETVRPLIDSVLRGFNGTIFAYGQTGTGKTYTMQGAWAEPEKRGIIPISFEHIFTHISRSQNQQYLVRASYLEIYQEEIRDLLAKDQSKKLELKENPETGVYIKDLSSFVTKNVKEIEHVMNLGSQTRSVGSTNMNEHSSRSHAIFLITIECSETGPDGEEHIRVGKLNLVDLAGSERQSKMGAHGERPKEASKINLSLSALGNVISALVDGKSTHIPYRDSKLTRLLQDSLGGNAKTIMVATLGPASHSYDESLSTLRFANRAKNIKNKPRVNEDPKDTLLREFQEEIVRLKAQLEKRGMLGKKRRRSSRRKKAVDGESATENEGEDDNEDGLEKNMENYLKEQKERLEEEKAAIQDDHSLVSEEKQKLLQEKEKMIEDLRKEQEATELLATKYKAMESKLLIGGRTIVDHTNEQQKMLELKRQEIAEQKRREREMQQEMLLRDEETMELRETYTSLQQEVEIKTKKLKKLYAKLQAVKAEIQDQHDEYIRVRQDLEEAQNEQTRELKLKYLIIENFIPPEEKNKIMNRLYFDGEEDQWKFQPLVPTGGNSNQMKKRPTSAVGYKRPISQYARVAMAMGSHPRYRAENIMFLELDLSPPAIFEFERSRDPAEQDPRALHLERLMHLDSLLERPAASRVRKSRSWCQTPRSLPSSTTHVSLTSSSPCTATMPAQE